The Hydra vulgaris chromosome 14, alternate assembly HydraT2T_AEP genome includes the window CCAATAAATATTTCAGATAAATCTCAcgaatcaataaatatttctaatgaAGAGTCAACTGAACAAGAATTTGAGTCACTTGACCAAGAGTTTTCTGGTCAAGATTTTTCTGTAGATgagttttagattaaaaaagttgaaataaaattgtttctaatcaatttttgaattcaaattttgaaaagaacaAATAGgttttaaccattttaaaacattttaaaaatctcttaTACAGATtgcaattaaacaaaatatttcgaGCAGGTTCTCTAAACAAGCGTAGCTTTATTGAATAGCAATAAAGTTGCTTAATAAAATCTCTTAGGAGCTCTGCATATGCGGAAAAGATGcacattaattttttctgcttttgaagcattttttgagaatgaataattttactaaaaaatattgaaataaggaAACGATTGGTGTggaatagatatatatatttattccaGCTagaatatgtgtgtgtgtatgtatgtgtgtgtgtgtgtgtgtgtgtgtgtgtgtgtgtgtgtgtgtgtgtgtgtgtgtgtgtgtgtgtgtgtgtgaaaagaaaaaatatattaaaaaaaaggttggtgTGGAATTGACTTACAAACAGACCTTGTCATGAGGTTTTGTTGGGTATTTACATCATAttcaattatatttacatcaataaaacttaaattacgTTAATTGCGTATTTTAAAGTACCGCATtgtaattcaaattaaattaaaaaccactttaaaaaccatttaaaatctttatctctattaaaatatttattaaatatctataatttaaacaatattgttataaaaaaataataaaaatttgttgattgaaaaaaaaatttcatcctttaaaaaaaattatacaatttatttcttaaaacattcaTTATAAAACACACAAAATTAATGTCATGTTTGCTTTCTCACagactagtttttttttttaaagaaagttttttaagaagtttttcaTAAACTGTTTATGGGTGAATTTCTAAAgcgtcaaaaaataaaaactgtcaacaattaaaaaaggaaaaaactaTCAACTACAAACGAATTAATCATTTCTAATTGACATTCTATgatcaatctaaaaaattaatgataatgaaaaaactttagttaaaaaacaatttccaaactaaaaagaaatcaatcaaAGGCTGATTAAATAATCTAGTTAAAAAAAGCTTCAGCGTAACGTAACAGCTTAATGAATAGGCGAAATCGCTATTTCGTACGTAAAACTGGCATAACGCTTTTCAACCTGGCCTGTATAAAGTCCCTTTTATTTATGGGTCCGGCCAACAAGttcttatatattatacaatgtTTGAATTTAATCACATTTTATTTAAGGTAACTTTTTTATGCAAGTTTTTTGATATCGTTGCTTGAATTGAATCCcatttgaagtaattttttatgcaaGTTCTTTGATATCATTGtttgaattaaatcattttaCTCGAGTCACAGTTTTAGaagttatacttattttttaggtaaaaaaattataaatattgaaatatttgtacaaaaacACATTGATGTGTTATTTGTAAAAAGACACATTTATGTGTCATTTGTAGAAAGGCACATTCATGTGTCATTAGTAAAAAGACATATTTATGTGTCATTTGTAGAAAGACACATTCATGTGTCATTTATAGCAAGACACATTCATGTTTCATTTGTAAAAAGACACATTTATGTGTCTTTAGTAGacactttaatgttttatttttaaaaagacacatttatataagtattcattaaacttacttttttaccaaGCTCAgctctttttaatgaaataattgatAGAAGGACTGTATACTCAACAAACTTTTTGTAGCTCATAAGCTCGTATGAAGTAAATGTTGAAATGCTTTCAAGGAAATTCAAAGAAGCAGTCTTAAAGTCTCGTACAGTAAGTGAGTAGTAACCTTTGTACACCTTTAGACGATTTCGACGGTCCCAATCACCTCCTTCTTCTATcaagctaaaaattaaaataatctttttcaataaacttaaaaataaaatagaataaaattttttgtttggagaaacttatataaaagaaaacacatcaaaattaaatataaatttttttacacatttaacaaccaaatattcacaaaaaattGTGCACCCAAATATTTATGAATTGGACAACCAAAACTTGACAAACccataattatttactaaatttttaaatatttaatcattattagttaattattattgataatcaAGTAAATCATCAAGAAAGCGAGGCTTAGCTTGCTACGTTTATCCTTATTTATATGTTTGAAATATGAGAGGAATgtcaatattacaaaaaaacaacaaaaaaagacttgtaaaacatttataatttctcctatatatacactaaatatttctaaaatatactaaatacaACTAAAATACACTAAATACAACATATAAATACACTAAATACAACTAAAATACACTAAATACAACATATAAATACACTAAATACAACTAAAATACACTAAATACAACATATAAATACactaaatacaacaaaaatacactaaatacaacatatataatacaataagcATGATACAAActaaaacacattttacaactaaaaatgcaaatatacaTCACCTGGTTgctttttctaaatttcttgTTATGACATCATTGTCCATGAAAAAAAACCCAACTCGAATTTGTTGAAAAACATTGTCAAGTTTGTGACCTAACATTGATGTCTTCTCGTAAGATTTTCGCAGAATTGATAAGGCATTTTCctagaagtattaaaaaaacaatatataaacttgccattttttcattagaaattttatcAGAGGTAAGTATATGTGTCATTCCATGTCAAATCAGTAGAAAAGGAGGGGGAGGGGTAAAAAATGCCTCATCGCTCCTTCCCCTCCCACTCACCTTGTGCCCACccaatgtataaaaaaattagaattaatgTCTAAATTTATTGACCTCAAAAAGCTAAATCTCtttttaaagtagtaaaattaactttttactaCTTAAAAGTAATATGTAGCTAATTTTGTAATTAGTTAGCTGATGTGATAAttgcattttattgttgtttatgtgataattttattgttgtttatgtgataattgcattttattgttgttttgaaatatcTATTTCATTTAtcaattaagaaatttatttaagataCTGAaggaatttagttaaaaatatattaagaaaattattcaagatattattaagaaaattatttgagacattattaagaaaattatttaaaatattattaagaaaattaattttgtaattaatattttatgctgacCCTGTCAAATAAGCTATACATAAATGgctgtattttgaaaagacaaaaaatattataagactTTAAAAGTGATGTTTGATGcctatatttcaaaaaaaaggtccCCAAAACAATTCTAAAGGTGTAAAATCACCATTAAAATACCCCGTATCATgtctttatttttcaacttCCTTTTAGTTAAAGAgctctgaaaaaaattaatattatacataGATCCGACATGTGGCTGTGAAATTTGGTGCATAGACATCCAAAAGATTGTTCATTAAATTTCAGGTTGATACCACATTCTATTCATTAAATATTGCTATTTAATGACAAAAAGctacttgcaaaaaaaaattaacattataatgttaaatataaaaaaacttaaacctgAATATCTCAAGAACCGTATGAAGTTGGCGGTTCCATTTTTCAgaatttcttagtttttataaaccctataaaaccaaaataacaAAACCTGAAAAGTGGGGTATTGATGTCTGTTTATTTGACATGGCATGACCCCTAAGTCTAAATGTTTTGGATCAGAACTTTGGGCATgttaaaatcgttttttttcaaatgctcagaactattttaaaatatgttacaaatttataattaatcaaCAGGAAAAAAACGTACAgacttaaaaaactaaagatttaacTGCTGTGAAATAGCGCATGCAAAGCAGTACAtaccaaaataattattaacataaaaaacgaaagaaagaaaaatttgtccatggtttgatatttttgaaaaatcttctattctcataaaatatcttttatggAACTTgtgagaaaaaaatgtttttttttaaaagtaattaataataaatacctTATCTccaataagttattaataataaatacctTATCTCCAATAAGAATGTAATGTTCTGCTTTATTTAAGTAACTTCCTCGAATTTCTGTTTCACCAAGATTGTCTTCagcatctttaattttttcatcaagTTGTTCAACAACTTGTTTATTTATCTCTTCCATTTTTTCAAGCTTTTCTTTGTCAACTGTCCATTGAAGTTGCTGGCaaacatatttgtaaaaaggacCCATATCtataaacatcaaaacaaacaattttggAAGAGTTAATTTAGCGTAAACCATACAAAACATACAGAgctctaaaaaaattgtaactattaAAACAAAGGCAGTGCTAAATAAGCAATGGAAATGTTCTTACTCAGAACATcagtcataaaaaataatagttttccaaAACAAATTTCACATAAGCAGCAGCTGTCTTGAGATTAAGCAGTTAAGAAAAAAGCATTGCAAAATCTTGCCAATCTAGTTTTAGCAAAATATGACACTCTTGTACCAACCTGAAATCCTTTAGATTTCACTGGCTGTTAATCTCAAAATATCATATCTAGAAATCTTGTATCTATAAATATCATATCTAGAAATATCTAGAAACATATCtgaaaataattagaaatattgTAAGAATACCAgtaagaatatttattaataatcagaAACATTAACATATCAAGTTCATTATATTTCAActgatttaaaataactttgtgcaacactattttaatttttttttatttacataaaagatatatatttttgtaaatcaaGTAATTTCAGACTTTCAAAGATTTGAAAATTGTAGCCATTACAATTGTAACAAAAGATATGGTTACAATTTTCAAAGATTTGAAAACTGTAGCCATGAAAATTGAAAACACTATTAGAAAAATCCCTCTATTTCTTGaatgataaaaacaaactattttaaaaccttaataCTTTTTTGAACTTTCAACATTTGCCTCATATTTCTAGAAccagtttttgaaaaatctgtCTTAAAAATAGttggttttttaaacttttaaatttatattaaaaaaataattataacctccttaacattaaaaaaaatttattttaaaaaacttttaagaaaaaaaagactcAATAATAGGAAAATGAATGCAACTGGTATTTTTCTACTCACCAACTTTACAGATGTCTGATTAGCTAGAATCGTCTGGAATAAATGGGCAAAATAGAACCAGctacattttaaaattcagaaattatttaaaatatgttgtcTACTTGCTTAGTTTAACTTTTAACCCATTTTAAAGcgattttaagatttaaaaagttaaaaaaaaaagtttttatattatgcagaatgttttttaaagaaagtttaccTATTACTTTAATGAATGAAGTAACAAATTGTTCCCAATGATTGCTTACATTAAATTGTTCCAAATGATTGTTTGCGTTAAATGGTTTGCAATGATTGTTTACGTTAAATTGTTCCCAataattgtttacattaaacacattttatttaaattacactAGGTAACAAACCTagtgtaatttaaataatttaaaattttttttgtacctttagcaattttattcaaattatcttattttgggctgagaaaaaagaaaatgacaaCGAAACTTGTGCAGGCggtgagatctgttgcaaggacatgcccctgacgagtggcgttagtgcaggtctcgggctctccgaaacgtcattggtgatcgcagtgcattcctgaggagggggATCACCACTATCCATTACTTAATTCTGATTGGTTATCATGgcatcaacatttttttacctcttacaCCCACGTATTATAGCGCTTTGACCTGAGACCTAACATTTTATTCCTCCTGCAGAATAGTCTTTACATTCATTTATGATTCTCACTTAATGACATCATCTGCAATCTACTTCTATTTTCtcatctcccaggtctacgtaactggacggctccgttggtcactttttgcgaccattgtgtcgcataaacaaacaaatttttttattagctctAGTTTCTGAGATATACAatagcaataaatttttatttcagttaatttGCAACAGAGCAATATGACATaatttacatattctaataatatttaaagcacatttgttttgtttttattaaagatatattcTAACAGTTTTAAACAAAGAAGCTACTATCACCAAGCTTATAGGTATAGACAGGGGGCTTAGAGGtggaaatagttaaaaattatttgtttgagaaagtttataaaaattatttattcagaaAGCCAGATAAATttgtgaataaatgaaaaaaaaattatgtttctaGCTAATTTCTAAATGATGATATGCTATTTTGAAGTTAATAAATTTCCAGTTTTTTGTGTATCtataaaagtttagtattttCAGTTAGTTACCATTCAAAATGAATTTACCAAAATGaaaattgataaacaacttatgtagaagttgtttttaatttgatatggagtatatttttgaataaataaatttaaaatgtgttattttattaacaaaatttttttttaaagcttttaaaacttaattatgtaattatgttataaatttatgttgttgttttttacaaaaaatcagaCTAAatcttttaagattttttcaaaagtgcAAACTTGCCTCTGCTGtgtcataaattttaaaaatatttaacatttcttCTCTTCAAGTATTTTAAGGGGAACTGAGGCaagttgcacttttttttatttacatgatttaaaaatttgaacagtgattatttattttcttatttgtaaccaaaaataaaacacatattttatttttggttacaaatatgaaattttttaatttttaatgtgtttaCTTGATATGATTTTGTGTTTGTTTCAGCAGAAGTGAAGTAAAACAATAgtggaaaataaaaatgtaaaatacatcacagaaataaatttattcacaCAATTTATTAAAGCTGAAAAAACTGTTAAGTCAAATTCAGCCATTAaagaaatactttataaaaatttgaaaatgtgtGTGAAAATACATGGAAACATTATAAACGCCTGAAAGAGaaacatttcaagaaaaatggatatgtatttatacttacacaaacatcaaaagatattatttatgaTGTAGAGGATGCTTACATAACAGAACcgtgtttttcaaaacaaagaaaatcttttacaaaactgggtgataagataaaaaaaaggagaagaCACAGGAACTTCTCaataatataaacaactttatcaCTAATGAGTACCTAGAGTTGTGTTAACCAGTTATTAGGTTACCTCTTATATAGAGTTAACtcacaaaacaataaaaatattgctcATGTTGgaaatgcaaaaaattgcgcCCTACAATTAGTAAGGCTTTGACTGGAAGAGGTGTTTTTGTTCAATACAAAGAGCTTGTAAAAATGACAATTGATTCtgttttgaatataattaaagaTTCTTTTATTCCAGTAGACGGCAATAGGTATCAGGTGTGTTTTAAGGATGGTTGTGAAGGAGCAGGATAACAAGTATCaatgaaatcaaaagaaatGATCGAAAGCAAGTCAAATATGTTTCAATATGGTCTTATTCCTCTGAAACTAATATGCTATCAAGATAGTAAAACTATGACCCTGTGGAAAAATTATTCAGCCAATGCATCAAGATCATTATGTCCTGTGCTTTTGATAAGAGAAACAGAAACTAATCAAAATTTGCTAGATCTTATTGTCCACACTACTGATAACGCACAAAAGGAGTTAAATGTTGAAGGAATGTGTTGTCTATTTGGCAAAAATTGTATCaatgtcaaaatttatattcaagATACAATGAaggatttaaagtttaaacaacTCATCAGCGGACTAGGAGGTGCAGATTGTAcactttgcaaaataaaaactccTGAATGGACAGATATTTGGAGAGTTAGTGAAGGATTTCCGATTAATCAATCATCAGAAGAAATTTGGATGCTGTACGAAAAGCTAGTTGAGAAGGATGGTATCATTCCTACTAAAACTGGAGATTTTGACACAAGAAAAGGACTGACTAAAAAACCACAAACCAAATCTGATCAAAAAAGCATATGTTTTAcacattcatatataaatagCACTACctggtttttaaaacttttttatctgtATTGTATAGATTATAGACTTTAAGTTACAAAAACAGGACCACTAGGTGAACCAATACGTAGTGCAAAAGACAGGattattactaaaacaaaagaaaacactGGATTGCAATTAGATGTGTTGTAACTCTGGTGAGAAGGGAGGGACATCTACAACAGGGTCACAAGGCCATAGATTTTTTTCTGAAGAACTAATTTCTACCATAAAAGACCTCTGCTCTCCTATGTACAAAGATGGCATGTTACTACTACATTCTCAAATCAGTATAATACTTTGTATAGTTTCTTGTCAGCTTACAattaaaatgaacaaatttcAGGAATTATGCAATAATGCTACACTTaacattattacaaatatacCATGGGCACAAATTAACCACACTCTTAATGGAGTCCTTCATCATTCaactaattagttaataattctTAATGATGGTTACGGCCTTGGCAATTTATCAGAGGAAGGTCTAGAAACAAACAACAAAGATATTAGAAACTATTTTCTCTCTCATAAGACATCACATCTAGAACAACTTACAGATGTGATGAGTCATCTTTTAGAGATATTGGATCCAAATTATACATTTGCATCCTCCAAAGTTATGCCAAGATTGTGGTTCATATGACCATACAAGCAGATCTCATGAGCCTATGTTTTCAAAACCAAAGAGATATATTGATGATATGTTTGAAAAcgttatttatgattaattataGAGTTATTAAcatcttgtttttaaatactatactTCTTATTAACAGAACAATAGAAACCAGACccctaaattatttaaatttttgaattttttttcattaagtctaataaattactttttaaattgttatcaaaaaaactataatcataaaatactaatttatcaaaaatgaccAATTTGAACCCAGTccacaaatttagtttaatattaaaaatttaaattttcctatatcaagcaaaaaaatatgtttctaaaaTATCCTCAAGGAATTTTCTAGGATATCTTAA containing:
- the LOC100199711 gene encoding 26S proteasome non-ATPase regulatory subunit 6 isoform X5 — translated: MFCMVYAKLTLPKLFVLMFIDMGPFYKYVCQQLQWTVDKEKLEKMEEINKQVVEQLDEKIKDAEDNLGETEIRGSYLNKAEHYILIGDKENALSILRKSYEKTSMLGHKLDNVFQQIRVGFFFMDNDVITRNLEKATSLIEEGGDWDRRNRLKVYKGYYSLTVRDFKTASLNFLESISTFTSYELMSYKKFVEYTVLLSIISLKRAELGKKVIKCSEILENLHNLPVIRKYLNSLYECQYKDFFIVLVEIERYLQCDRLLFNHVTYYIREMRIIAYAQLLESYQSLTLQYMGDAFGVSSDFIDKELSRFISAGRLNCKIDKVGGIVETNRPDSKNHQYQAVIKQGDALLNRIQKLSRVITI